A DNA window from Gemmatimonadota bacterium contains the following coding sequences:
- a CDS encoding TonB-dependent receptor: MQDKSHFKSLALGLIALLVMSGSAVSQENPRTENADTTALPPLTDILEEVVVLEELVVIGTRAQPRSVTESTAPIDVVAGEDFVKQGGSDVQDLLRNVVPSYNVNLQPISDAATIVRPPNLRGLAPDHALVLVNGKRRHRASVIYWLGNGLSDAAQGQDISAIPSIALKRVEVLRDGASAQYGSDAIAGVLNFELKDNYEGGSIEIKPGIFRQGDGGTYALAGNIGLGTPDTWINLSVEYGNTDETDRSIQRDDAASLIGRGNTDVGNPAQPWGQPFVRDDLKLFVNYGATINENMEFYGHGNYASKEVEGGFYFRNPNTRGAVYQGPVLMWDGTNYYTQAEAEKLGIVHGVNGTLTATLLVGNMSGGDVPVVPITCSVPDAAALKQVFDDPNLFTFQELFPGGFTPRFGGNTIDRAFLAGIRGTRSLLTWDLSASYGRHHSDFFIFNTVNASLGPNTPTEFNPGDYIQTDTNFNFDVTYPFSDQFFFATGLEYRIENFEVVAGQRESFEIGPLASQGFSSGSNGFPGFGDIAAGSWRRSNWAIYGDAEFNPQENWLIGAALRFENFEDFGATTNFKLATNFEVNENVKVRGSFSTGFRAPTPGQQNAFNVTTEFGEDDEGNFILVNRGTIPSTHPAAALVGGEGLKPEKSVNISTGLILTFPIYPVDTGIPPANITLDYFNIGVKDRMAASSDKALTPQQVDQLEATGINARNLQEFRFFTNNFETKTQGIDFVFTAPVRCTGTLSLAYNYTSTEVTKYDPQVLNEQRITLLEKGLPRHRANLTLTQPLTEYWSALGRVNYYGSWDEWSVGHQVFGSAVLVDLESSLSIGNGATITAGIQNILDVEPNNIEEGVNPGPIVGRPFGEYSPYGFGGTFLYAKASYNFNY, from the coding sequence ATGCAAGACAAATCCCATTTTAAGTCTCTCGCCCTTGGCCTCATTGCCTTGCTTGTGATGAGTGGCTCCGCCGTATCACAGGAAAATCCGCGTACCGAAAATGCGGATACCACTGCCTTGCCCCCACTCACAGACATACTCGAAGAAGTAGTCGTGCTCGAAGAATTGGTAGTCATAGGTACTCGCGCACAACCGCGTTCTGTCACTGAATCCACCGCCCCTATTGATGTCGTTGCCGGTGAAGATTTTGTCAAGCAAGGCGGTAGCGATGTGCAGGATCTTCTGAGAAATGTTGTCCCTTCTTACAACGTCAACCTCCAGCCGATTAGCGATGCTGCGACCATCGTTCGCCCTCCCAATCTGCGAGGGCTGGCACCTGACCACGCGCTGGTACTCGTCAACGGCAAGCGCCGCCATCGCGCATCTGTGATTTACTGGCTGGGCAATGGTCTGTCCGATGCAGCACAAGGGCAAGATATCTCCGCTATTCCGAGTATTGCCCTGAAGCGCGTGGAAGTCCTGCGCGATGGTGCCTCCGCGCAATACGGTTCTGACGCGATTGCCGGCGTGTTGAATTTTGAACTCAAAGACAATTACGAAGGCGGCTCTATTGAAATCAAACCCGGCATTTTTCGGCAAGGGGATGGCGGTACTTACGCCTTAGCCGGTAATATCGGTCTGGGTACACCAGATACCTGGATCAATCTCAGTGTGGAATATGGGAATACGGATGAGACCGATCGCTCCATCCAGCGCGACGATGCCGCGAGTTTAATTGGCAGGGGCAATACCGATGTAGGCAATCCCGCTCAACCCTGGGGGCAACCCTTTGTTAGAGACGACCTGAAACTCTTTGTCAACTACGGTGCCACCATCAACGAGAATATGGAGTTCTACGGGCACGGCAACTATGCGAGCAAGGAAGTCGAAGGTGGGTTCTACTTCAGAAATCCCAATACGCGCGGTGCCGTATATCAAGGACCCGTATTGATGTGGGATGGCACCAACTATTATACTCAGGCAGAAGCCGAGAAACTGGGCATTGTCCATGGCGTAAATGGGACACTGACAGCAACATTGCTCGTTGGCAATATGAGCGGTGGCGATGTGCCTGTGGTACCCATAACCTGTTCAGTGCCGGATGCGGCAGCCTTAAAACAGGTTTTCGACGATCCCAATTTGTTCACCTTCCAGGAACTCTTTCCCGGTGGTTTCACCCCTCGATTTGGTGGAAATACGATAGATCGCGCCTTTTTGGCGGGTATCAGAGGAACGCGGTCGCTGCTGACATGGGATCTCAGTGCATCTTATGGGCGTCACCATTCCGATTTCTTCATTTTCAATACGGTAAACGCCTCCCTCGGACCCAATACGCCGACGGAATTTAATCCCGGCGACTACATCCAGACGGATACTAATTTCAACTTTGATGTGACCTATCCATTTAGTGATCAATTCTTCTTTGCCACTGGTCTTGAATATCGCATTGAAAACTTTGAAGTCGTAGCCGGACAGCGCGAATCTTTTGAAATAGGCCCGCTTGCGAGCCAGGGATTTAGCTCGGGTTCCAACGGTTTCCCGGGTTTTGGTGATATTGCCGCGGGAAGCTGGCGCCGCTCCAACTGGGCGATTTACGGCGATGCCGAATTTAACCCACAGGAGAACTGGCTGATCGGTGCTGCACTGCGCTTTGAAAACTTCGAGGATTTTGGTGCCACGACCAATTTCAAGCTGGCGACCAACTTTGAGGTAAATGAAAACGTAAAAGTGCGCGGCAGTTTTAGCACGGGATTCAGAGCGCCCACGCCTGGACAACAAAATGCGTTTAACGTCACGACTGAATTTGGCGAAGATGACGAGGGCAATTTTATTCTGGTCAACAGAGGCACGATCCCCTCTACGCATCCAGCCGCCGCACTCGTAGGTGGCGAAGGGCTTAAGCCAGAAAAGTCGGTCAATATCTCGACCGGTCTTATTTTAACATTTCCCATTTATCCCGTAGATACCGGTATCCCTCCGGCAAATATAACGCTCGATTATTTCAATATTGGCGTGAAAGATCGCATGGCGGCCTCCAGCGATAAAGCACTTACCCCTCAACAGGTTGACCAGCTGGAAGCCACGGGTATAAATGCGAGAAATTTGCAAGAATTTCGATTCTTTACCAATAATTTTGAGACAAAAACCCAGGGCATTGACTTCGTTTTCACGGCCCCAGTGCGGTGTACGGGCACCCTGAGCCTCGCGTATAACTACACCTCTACTGAGGTGACCAAATACGACCCTCAAGTTCTCAATGAACAGCGCATCACGCTATTGGAGAAAGGTCTTCCCAGACACCGCGCAAATTTGACCCTGACACAGCCCTTGACCGAGTATTGGAGTGCATTGGGGCGCGTCAATTATTACGGCTCCTGGGATGAATGGAGTGTGGGGCATCAGGTCTTTGGGAGTGCGGTTCTGGTCGATCTCGAGTCCAGCCTTTCAATTGGCAACGGAGCGACCATAACCGCTGGTATTCAAAATATTCTCGATGTCGAGCCAAACAATATTGAAGAAGGCGTCAACCCGGGCCCCATAGTTGGCAGGCCGTTCGGAGAGTACAGTCCTTATGGTTTTGGCGGTACATTCCTGTACGCAAAAGCCAGTTACAATTTCAACTATTAA
- a CDS encoding glycosyl hydrolase, producing the protein MKVNVNIQPGDLKVRLNRFFELAAQKIRSIDSTWDPGRGTPVFTEGGKYTTRGWTEWTQGFQFGSAILGYEITREKDLLQIGRKGTVERMASHVTHIGVHDHGFNNVSTYGNLRRLMREGTLEENEWERHFYELALKASGAVQAARWTTIGDGKGYIHSFNGPHSLFSDTIRSCRALAVAHDLGHVLMGENDFAISLLERLIHHAETTAQFNVYYGEGRDRYDVRGRVVHESIFNVNDGNYRCPSTQQGYSPFSTWTRGLAWIVTGYAELLEYVEHLSDDALDLYGGRGAVNDWMLKAARATADYYIDSITSTDGIPFWDAGAPGLIAGYGDKISDPYNDSEPVDSSAAAIAAQGLYRLGKYLDDTRYQQAALTVAHTLFDAPYLSEDEEHQGLILHSIYHNPNGWDYVPGGQKVACGESSMWGDYHAMELAVLLQREMDNAPYLTFFDQ; encoded by the coding sequence ATGAAGGTGAATGTCAATATTCAGCCTGGCGACCTGAAAGTCAGGCTGAATCGTTTTTTTGAACTGGCTGCACAGAAAATTCGCAGTATCGATTCGACGTGGGATCCGGGCCGGGGAACGCCGGTATTTACAGAAGGTGGTAAATACACCACCCGCGGATGGACCGAGTGGACCCAGGGATTTCAATTTGGATCCGCCATTTTGGGATATGAAATCACGCGGGAAAAAGATCTGCTTCAGATTGGGCGCAAGGGCACGGTTGAGCGCATGGCATCTCATGTGACGCATATTGGGGTACACGATCACGGCTTTAACAATGTATCGACCTATGGGAATTTGCGGAGATTGATGCGAGAAGGAACGCTTGAGGAAAATGAATGGGAGCGGCACTTTTACGAACTGGCGCTCAAAGCATCTGGCGCTGTTCAGGCTGCTCGTTGGACGACCATTGGCGATGGCAAAGGGTATATTCATTCGTTTAATGGACCGCATTCCCTGTTTTCAGACACGATCAGGTCGTGTCGCGCACTGGCTGTGGCACACGATCTCGGCCACGTTTTGATGGGGGAGAACGACTTCGCAATTTCGCTGCTCGAGCGCTTGATTCACCACGCCGAGACGACCGCGCAGTTCAATGTGTATTACGGCGAAGGGCGTGATCGATACGATGTGAGAGGGAGAGTTGTACACGAGTCCATTTTTAATGTCAACGACGGCAATTATCGCTGCCCGAGTACCCAGCAGGGTTATTCACCGTTTTCGACATGGACCCGGGGGTTGGCCTGGATTGTGACGGGCTATGCCGAATTGCTCGAATATGTGGAGCACCTGTCAGATGACGCACTCGATCTTTATGGCGGTAGGGGTGCGGTTAATGATTGGATGCTCAAGGCTGCCAGAGCAACGGCAGATTATTATATCGATAGTATCACTTCTACCGATGGTATTCCATTTTGGGATGCGGGTGCGCCGGGTTTAATTGCGGGCTATGGGGATAAAATATCGGATCCTTATAATGACAGTGAACCCGTGGATAGTTCTGCGGCTGCCATTGCAGCGCAAGGGCTTTACCGTTTGGGAAAATATCTGGACGATACGCGTTATCAGCAGGCTGCATTAACCGTGGCTCATACGCTATTTGACGCACCCTATTTGTCCGAGGATGAAGAACACCAGGGGCTTATTCTCCATTCTATTTATCACAATCCCAATGGGTGGGACTATGTGCCCGGTGGACAAAAAGTCGCATGCGGAGAGTCTTCGATGTGGGGAGATTATCACGCGATGGAATTGGCGGTTTTGCTCCAGCGGGAGATGGATAACGCACCGTATCTGACATTTTTTGATCAATGA
- a CDS encoding 4a-hydroxytetrahydrobiopterin dehydratase translates to MAIEDKTLLTEDEIRAEVADLEGWEYLEDTKELQRVWHFEKFVPTMAFVRRLTEIMDENNHHSDIGLNSRTKTLTVTVTTHSENAVTRADIDFAGAVNRG, encoded by the coding sequence ATGGCTATTGAAGACAAAACCCTGCTGACCGAGGACGAGATTCGCGCAGAGGTCGCGGATCTTGAAGGATGGGAATATCTGGAAGACACAAAAGAGTTGCAACGCGTTTGGCATTTTGAGAAATTTGTGCCGACTATGGCTTTTGTGCGCAGGCTGACGGAGATTATGGATGAAAATAATCACCATTCGGATATCGGCCTCAACAGCCGAACAAAAACCCTTACAGTCACAGTGACGACCCACAGCGAAAATGCCGTTACCCGTGCAGATATCGATTTTGCAGGAGCAGTAAATCGAGGGTAA
- a CDS encoding DUF547 domain-containing protein yields the protein MNKVIALIVGLLFAGFASQSGAETFDYAPLNRMLGRVVNEQGRVDYEAVKTDTDLQAFVDQLAQISPDTHPVIFPSRADSLAFWINAYNACVLAGVSKAYPISSVTEIAPAFGFFKTYQFVVGGRQFTLDEIEHEIIRPQFADPRIHAAINCAAVGCPRLLNEAFTPDELDDQLNSVMQDMIRNPIHVQINRETGIVGLSAIFDWFSSDFTSYVQAREAGETVLDYISLFLSKEDTGYLQNHPDLQIVFLDYDWSLNNQ from the coding sequence ATGAATAAAGTCATTGCCTTAATAGTCGGCCTCCTGTTCGCTGGATTCGCGTCTCAAAGTGGAGCCGAGACATTTGATTATGCACCGCTCAACCGCATGCTCGGGCGCGTTGTAAATGAACAGGGCCGTGTGGATTACGAGGCCGTAAAAACAGATACTGATTTGCAGGCTTTTGTAGATCAACTCGCGCAGATCAGTCCGGATACGCATCCCGTGATTTTCCCCAGTCGCGCAGACAGTCTTGCTTTTTGGATCAACGCGTACAACGCCTGTGTACTTGCGGGCGTTTCAAAAGCCTATCCCATTTCTTCTGTCACCGAAATTGCGCCTGCTTTTGGCTTTTTTAAGACATATCAATTTGTCGTTGGCGGGCGTCAGTTCACATTGGACGAAATTGAACACGAGATTATTCGCCCGCAATTTGCCGATCCGCGCATTCACGCTGCAATCAATTGCGCGGCAGTGGGTTGCCCGCGTTTGCTAAACGAAGCATTTACGCCCGATGAATTGGATGACCAGCTCAATTCGGTTATGCAGGACATGATTCGCAACCCAATACATGTTCAGATTAATCGGGAGACAGGTATCGTGGGTCTATCTGCGATTTTTGATTGGTTTTCCTCTGATTTTACGTCTTATGTGCAAGCGCGTGAGGCCGGGGAAACTGTGTTGGATTATATCTCCTTGTTTTTATCGAAAGAAGATACCGGATATTTGCAAAATCATCCCGATCTTCAAATTGTGTTTTTAGATTACGATTGGTCTTTGAATAATCAGTGA
- a CDS encoding molybdenum cofactor guanylyltransferase gives MNCSGIILTGGKSRRMGKPKYSLPFGDETLLQRSVSNLGGSVCPIAIVGAPGQNLPDIPHVLSICDPVANQGPLMGLMAGLKHVEGVSEWALVTGCDMPFISHELIQCLKSHRTTEAEIVIPRINEQFYPLCALYRTALWQKAKLLLEKGERRLLALVDVCRIQIIAQDTLAQIDPDLLFLMNINTPQCYQSALALAGLQR, from the coding sequence ATGAACTGCTCTGGAATCATCCTTACAGGCGGCAAAAGCAGGCGAATGGGCAAACCCAAGTACAGCTTGCCCTTTGGCGATGAAACCCTGCTTCAGCGAAGCGTCAGCAATCTGGGAGGCTCCGTTTGTCCAATTGCGATTGTGGGGGCGCCCGGACAGAACTTGCCAGATATACCTCATGTGTTATCCATATGCGATCCCGTTGCCAATCAAGGTCCTTTAATGGGACTGATGGCGGGATTAAAACATGTCGAAGGTGTCTCCGAATGGGCACTGGTGACGGGTTGCGACATGCCATTTATCAGTCATGAATTGATCCAATGCCTCAAATCGCACAGAACAACAGAGGCAGAGATCGTCATTCCCCGTATAAATGAACAGTTTTATCCTTTGTGCGCGCTTTATCGAACTGCTCTCTGGCAAAAGGCCAAATTGCTACTCGAAAAGGGGGAACGGCGGCTTTTGGCATTGGTCGATGTATGTCGCATTCAGATTATTGCGCAAGACACACTCGCACAGATTGATCCCGATCTCCTATTTCTGATGAATATCAATACGCCTCAATGTTATCAGAGCGCTCTTGCGTTGGCCGGTCTGCAGCGGTGA
- a CDS encoding TonB-dependent receptor: MQHKYRIRSIAFLGIAALLLLAMSGPAISQEEEKPRTESADTTATLPPLTDILEEVVILEELVVIGTRAQPRSVAESAVPIDVVTGEDFVKQGDTDVQNLLRDMVPSYNVNTNPISDASTVVRPPSMRGLAPDHTLVLINGKRRHRAAVIHWITNGVADGAQGPDIAPIPSIAIKRVEVLRDGASAQYGSDAIAGVLNFELKDSHKGGSFEVKPGVFQQGDGFAYAFAGNIGLGTPDAWVNFSVEYGNEDETDRSVQRDDAARLIRVGNTRVENPAQIWGQPYIRDDLKFFVNYGVNINDDVKLYGHGNYASKEVEGGFYFRNPNTRGGVFRGPVVMWDGTTYYHPDKAAELGIVDGVNGTSTATLLVGNLSQVLDPSGDTGLRIPQEFIVPIVCHVPDAAALQRVFDNSDWFTFQELFPGGFTPRFGAFMDDRAFLAGIKGSQGLMTWDLSASYGRNEADYFIFNTVNSSLGPNQPWPNGPQVDPSHEDAPYFDPGTYIQTDTNFNFDITYPFSEQFFFAAGLEYRTENFEIVQGQRESWVKGPLAEYGFTVASNGFSGFGEIAAGTWSRSNWAVYGDAEFNPQENWLLGAALRFENFDDFGSTTNFKVATNYGLNENTKVRGSFSTGFRAPTPGQQNAFNVSTIFDPTIGDLTNDGTIPSNNPVAESKGGEPLDPEKSTNISAGIVFEIPVFPVDTGIPPVNITVDYFHILVKGRLTLSQNFSLTPAEIDELLKAGITAANFITNFKFFINDFDTKTQGVDIVLTAPVWCDGQLSLAYNTTNTEVTKHNPATMDAQRIREIQEALPKHRGNLTIVQPLPVDNIEVLGRLRYYSSWYDQEDNFVYGDEWILDAEVSYTVAEHSTVTVGGQNILDIYPDINPGARSGSGHLYSQYSPFGFSGAFWYAKYNFSF; the protein is encoded by the coding sequence ATGCAGCACAAGTACCGTATCAGGTCTATCGCGTTTCTTGGCATCGCTGCCTTGCTCTTGCTTGCAATGAGTGGCCCTGCCATATCACAGGAAGAGGAAAAGCCGCGTACCGAAAGTGCGGATACGACAGCTACTTTACCCCCACTTACTGATATACTCGAAGAGGTGGTCATACTCGAAGAATTGGTGGTTATTGGTACCCGCGCACAGCCGCGTTCTGTCGCGGAATCCGCAGTGCCCATCGATGTCGTTACCGGCGAAGACTTTGTCAAACAAGGCGATACAGATGTACAAAATCTTCTGAGAGATATGGTGCCTTCTTACAACGTGAATACAAACCCGATTAGCGATGCATCCACCGTCGTGCGCCCGCCCAGTATGCGGGGCCTGGCACCCGACCACACACTGGTCCTGATCAATGGCAAACGACGCCACCGCGCCGCTGTTATTCACTGGATCACCAATGGTGTCGCCGACGGCGCACAGGGGCCAGATATAGCTCCCATCCCCTCTATTGCCATCAAGCGCGTGGAAGTCCTGCGCGATGGCGCATCCGCACAGTACGGTTCTGACGCCATTGCTGGCGTGTTGAATTTTGAGCTTAAAGACAGTCACAAAGGCGGTTCATTTGAGGTCAAACCAGGTGTTTTTCAGCAAGGCGATGGTTTCGCCTACGCTTTTGCTGGCAATATCGGCCTGGGCACGCCCGATGCCTGGGTCAACTTCAGCGTTGAATATGGCAACGAGGATGAAACCGACCGTTCCGTGCAACGCGACGATGCCGCGCGTTTGATACGCGTGGGCAATACCCGTGTGGAAAATCCCGCACAAATTTGGGGTCAGCCCTACATTAGAGACGACCTGAAATTCTTTGTCAACTACGGTGTTAACATCAACGACGATGTCAAATTATACGGACATGGGAACTATGCGAGCAAGGAAGTTGAAGGCGGTTTCTACTTCCGAAATCCCAATACGCGAGGTGGCGTGTTCAGGGGACCCGTAGTGATGTGGGACGGCACCACCTATTATCATCCGGACAAAGCTGCTGAACTCGGTATTGTGGATGGCGTGAACGGAACTTCAACAGCGACATTGCTCGTCGGTAATCTGAGTCAGGTTCTTGATCCGTCCGGAGATACTGGGCTTAGAATTCCCCAGGAGTTCATCGTGCCCATCGTTTGCCATGTGCCGGATGCCGCAGCCTTACAACGCGTTTTTGACAACTCCGATTGGTTCACCTTCCAGGAACTCTTTCCCGGTGGCTTCACACCTCGATTTGGTGCGTTTATGGATGACCGCGCCTTTCTGGCGGGTATCAAGGGATCGCAAGGGCTGATGACCTGGGATCTCAGCGCGTCTTATGGGCGCAACGAAGCCGATTACTTCATCTTCAATACCGTGAATTCCTCTTTGGGTCCCAACCAACCCTGGCCAAATGGACCACAAGTTGATCCCAGTCACGAAGATGCACCGTATTTTGATCCTGGAACCTATATCCAGACAGATACCAATTTCAACTTCGATATCACCTATCCGTTTAGCGAGCAGTTTTTCTTTGCCGCCGGTCTTGAATACCGCACGGAAAATTTTGAAATTGTGCAGGGACAACGAGAATCCTGGGTCAAAGGTCCGCTGGCAGAGTATGGTTTTACTGTCGCGTCCAACGGGTTCTCAGGGTTTGGTGAAATTGCCGCAGGCACCTGGAGTCGCTCTAACTGGGCTGTTTATGGAGACGCCGAATTTAATCCGCAAGAGAACTGGCTGCTCGGTGCTGCGCTGCGCTTTGAAAATTTTGATGATTTTGGATCCACGACCAACTTCAAAGTGGCGACCAATTACGGGCTTAACGAGAATACAAAGGTGCGCGGCAGTTTTAGCACTGGCTTTAGAGCACCCACGCCAGGACAGCAAAATGCGTTTAACGTATCCACGATCTTCGATCCCACAATCGGTGATTTGACAAATGATGGCACAATTCCGTCAAACAATCCCGTTGCAGAATCCAAGGGTGGTGAGCCGCTCGATCCCGAAAAATCGACCAATATCTCGGCTGGTATTGTTTTTGAAATTCCCGTTTTTCCAGTGGATACCGGTATTCCCCCAGTCAATATCACGGTGGACTATTTCCACATTTTGGTGAAGGGCCGCTTGACGCTCTCGCAAAATTTCTCCCTTACCCCAGCAGAAATTGATGAACTACTCAAGGCGGGTATCACGGCTGCGAATTTTATTACAAATTTCAAGTTTTTCATCAATGACTTTGACACCAAAACCCAGGGCGTTGACATCGTTCTCACGGCTCCGGTGTGGTGTGATGGGCAACTGAGTCTGGCGTATAACACTACGAATACCGAAGTGACCAAACACAATCCAGCAACCATGGATGCTCAAAGGATTCGGGAAATACAGGAGGCTCTCCCCAAACACCGCGGGAATCTGACGATAGTCCAACCGTTACCGGTGGACAATATTGAGGTACTGGGTCGCCTCCGGTATTACAGTTCGTGGTACGATCAAGAAGATAACTTCGTTTATGGCGACGAATGGATACTGGACGCCGAAGTTAGCTACACCGTTGCCGAGCACTCAACGGTAACCGTTGGCGGTCAGAACATCCTCGATATCTATCCCGATATCAATCCCGGTGCAAGGAGCGGTTCGGGCCATTTATACAGCCAGTATAGCCCATTTGGTTTTAGCGGCGCATTCTGGTATGCCAAATACAACTTCAGCTTTTAG